Proteins encoded in a region of the Quercus lobata isolate SW786 chromosome 8, ValleyOak3.0 Primary Assembly, whole genome shotgun sequence genome:
- the LOC115956821 gene encoding uncharacterized protein LOC115956821: MVGWRACQEILPTRLNLTKRRIIHDNICPNCTKFPELTVHALWDCGVAVDVWAGSALKLQKCAHGQANMIELMEYLLSRLSVQEMELFLVQAWIIWNQQNKSLHGVKLQDPNMLCKRAVEYLEEFQNSQGNLRVDGVVHSVGDVWKPPPTLVFKLNFDATVFLEAKQTGFGAIIRNDKGEVMVGMSAGGPPVSSSEEAELLACRKAVEFATDAGFTELVIEGDNSNVMKALSSSLADRSHLGNVVDDVHNLVCGL; encoded by the coding sequence ATGGTTGGCTGGAGGGCTTGTCAGGAGATTTTGCCAACACGTTTAAACCTTACAAAGCGACGAATTATTCATGATAATATATGTCCGAACTGCACCAAATTTCCTGAGTTAACAGTACATGCATTATGGGACTGTGGGGTCGCTGTGGATGTGTGGGCTGGGAGTGCGCTGAAGTTACAGAAGTGTGCACATGGCCAAGCTAATATGATAGAGCTGATGGAGTATTTGTTGAGTAGACTTTCTGTGCAGGAGATGGAGTTGTTCTTAGTTCAGGCGTGGATAATTTGGAATCAACAAAACAAGTCGCTGCATGGGGTAAAGCTTCAAGATccaaacatgttatgtaaaagAGCTGTGGAGTACCTGGAGGAATTTCAGAATTCTCAAGGAAATTTGCGTGTTGATGGTGTGGTGCATTCAGTTGGTGACGTGTGGAAACCACCTCCAACTTTggtcttcaaattaaattttgatgcaACAGTGTTTTTGGAAGCTAAACAGACTGGGTTTGGTGCCATTATAAGGAATGATAAGGGTGAGGTTATGGTAGGGATGTCAGCAGGAGGACCCCCGGTGAGTAGCAGTGAAGAAGCGGAGTTGTTAGCATGCAGGAAGGCAGTAGAGTTTGCCACTGATGCTGGCTTTACTGAGCTTGTGATCGAAGGAGATAATAGTAATGTAATGAAagctttatcttcttctttggcTGATCGGTCGCACTTAGGCAATGTGGTGGATGATGTGCACAACTTAGTTTGTGGGCTGTAG
- the LOC115955899 gene encoding external alternative NAD(P)H-ubiquinone oxidoreductase B1, mitochondrial-like, giving the protein MAILSFLSRASRTYKGYPKLLVLCTLSLSSGGLVAYSESQPDTRAPHVDPNEKEPKKKRVVVLGTGWAGTSLLKDLDASLYDIQVVSPRNYFAFTPLLPSVTCGTVEARSIVEPIRNIVKKRKGEVKIWEAECVKIDAANNKILCRSNIENNLVGNREFFLEYDYLVIGVGAQVNTFNTPGVKENCHFLKEVEDAQKIRRSVIDCFETAILPGLSEEERRTNLHFIIVGGGPTGVEFAAELHDFLEEDLVKLYPAVKDLVRITVIQSGDHILNTFDERISSFAETKFRRDGIEVQTGCRVLSVSDKDITMKVKSKEEVCTVPHGLVVWSTGIATRPVVRDFMEQVGQAKRRVLETNEWLRVKGCENVYAIGDCATIDQRKVMEDILSIFEAADKDNSGTLTVEEFKDVVDDILIRYPQVDHYLKSQRHLRDVTDLLKDPQGNDWQEVNVEQFKLALSHVDSQMKSLPATAQVAAQQGAYLSRCLNHIIQCEENPEGPRRFRGSGRHRFRPFQYKHFGQFAPLGGEQAAAELPGDWVSIGHSTQWLWYSVYASKQVSWRTRILVVSDWTRRFIFGRDSSRI; this is encoded by the exons ATGGCGATTCTCTCATTCCTTAGTAGAGCTTCAAGAACCTACAAAGGCTACCCTAAGCTTCTGGTCCTCTGTACTCTGAGTCTCAG TAGTGGAGGCCTTGTGGCTTACTCAGAATCACAACCTGACACTAGAGCTCCTCATGTTGACCCTAATGAAAAGGAGCCCAAGAAAAAGAGAGTGGTGGTGCTTGGAACGGGATGGGCTGGCACTAGTTTACTTAAGGACCTGGATGCTTCATTATATGATATTCAGGTTGTCTCACCCAGGAATTATTTCGCTTTTACCCCTTTGTTACCTAGTGTTACATGTGGAACAGTTGAAGCTCGAAGCATTGTGGAGCCAATTCGAAATATTGTGAAGAAG AGAAAAGGAGAAGTTAAAATTTGGGAGGCAGAATGTGTCAAGATTGATGCTGCAAACAACAAAATTCTCTGTAGGTCTAATATTGAGAACAACTTGGTGGGTAATAGAGAATTCTTTCTGGAATATGACTACTTGGTCATTGGAGTAGGAGCACAAGTAAATACTTTTAACACGCCTGGTGTCAAGGAAAATTGCCACTTTCTGAAG GAAGTAGAGGATGCTCAGAAGATCCGAAGGAGTGTTATAGATTGCTTTGAAACGGCTATCCTTCCTGGTCTTAGTGAAGAAGAGCGAAGAACAAATCTTCATTTTATAATTGTTGGAGGGGGCCCCACTGGTGTGGAATTTGCAGCTGAATTGCATGACTTCTTGGAAGAAGATTTAGTCAAATTATATCCTGCGGTCAAAGATCTAGTGAGAATAACAGTGATCCAATCAGGAGATCATATCTTGAACAC ATTTGATGAAAGAATTAGTTCATTTGCTGAGACGAAGTTTAGAAGAGATGGCATTGAAGTTCAAACAGGATGCCGTGTTCTCAGTGTTTCTGATAAGGATATTACAATGAAGGTGAAGTCAAAGGAAGAGGTTTGCACCGTACCTCATGGATTAGTTGTGTGGTCTACTGGAATTGCGACTCGTCCAGTTGTAAGGGACTTTATGGAGCAAGTTGGGCAG GCTAAGAGACGAGTTCTTGAAACTAATGAATGGCTGCGAGTAAAGGGATGTGAAAATGTCTATGCCATTGGTGATTGTGCTACAATAGATCAACGTAAAGTCATG GAAGATATCTTGAGCATATTTGAAGCTGCAGACAAAGACAATTCTGGTACCTTAACTGTTGAAGAATTCAAAGATGTGGTAGATGACATCCTCATTAGGTACCCTCAAGTGGATCACTATCTAAAAAGCCAGCGGCACCTGAGGGATGTGACAGATCTGTTGAAAGATCCCCAGGGGAATGATTGGCAGGAAGTGAATGTTGAACAATTTAAGTTAGCCCTTTCTCACGTGGATTCGCAGATGAAGAGTCTGCCCGCAACTGCACAG GTCGCTGCTCAACAGGGTGCATATCTTTCTAGGTGCCTTAATCACATAATTCAGTGTGAAGAGAATCCAGAGGGTCCTCGGCGTTTTAGAGGTTCTGGGCGTCATCGGTTTCGTCCTTTTCA GTACAAGCATTTTGGGCAATTTGCTCCCTTAGGAGGAGAGCAGGCAGCTGCAGAGCTACCTGGAGACTGGGTTTCAATAGGTCACAGCACTCAGTGGCTTTGGTATTCTGTATATGCAAG CAAGCAAGTGAGCTGGCGTACAAGGATACTAGTTGTATCTGATTGGACAAGAAGATTCATTTTTGGGAGAGATTCAAGCCGAATTTGA